In the genome of Alistipes sp. ZOR0009, the window CCCTTCTGCGAGGCTGGGATGCTAACCACCTGCACCTTATCCGATAGGTTAAAGGCTACCAGCGCCTGGCTTTTATCCAAGCTGCGGGTGTAGGCAAGTAGGCGACGGGCATCGTCGATTACCACGTACTTTAGGCTTCCTTTTACCAGCACGGGGTTGGCCTTGCGCATGGCAATAAGCTGCTTAAAGAGCTTAAAGGCGGTACTATCGAAGGCCACCTTGTCGGCCGCACGCTTTTGTCCAAGGGGATGCACCACCTCGTCGTCGAACTTATAGTCGGGCCAGATTAGCGGCTTGCGGCAGTCGGGATCGTCGGATCCCCACATCCCCATCTCGTCGCCATTCCAGATTTGGGGCGAACCAACGAAGGTGTACTGGTGTACCAGCAGCTGCTCCATTACCTTACGGGTAGCGGCATCGGGCCTATTTATCTTATACTTTGGATCGTCGAAAGGCTTTACGTTGTACTTATACTTTCCCTTGTTGTAAAGCGAGGTGGATAGGCGTGGCGAGTCGTGGCTGCTGGTCATGTTCATGTAGGCATCGGCCACCTCGGGGCGCACGGTGGTAAATATGAAGTTCATCTGCTTTACGAACTCGGTTACGGGCATAGCATCGGGCGCGCTGTTAAAGAAGTGGCGAGCCGAACGGTACCAGCGGTAGTTCATGTTGGCATCAAAGACGTCGCCCTGCACAAACGGACGGGGATCGAGCAGCTGGTCGGGCCACTTTTCCCACCAAACCTCACCTATCAGGTACATCTCGGGGTTTATGCTGCGGCACACCTCCCTAAACTCCCTCCAAAAGCCCATTGGCAGCTCTGCGGCAACGTCTAGGCGTATTCCGTCAATGCCGTCGGCAGGGTTGCCATCGCCATTGGGGTCGGCCCAGCGCCTTACCACCGAAAAGATATGCTGCTTTAGGGTTTCGCTGTAGAGGTTTCCCTCGTAGGCCTTCACCTGCGAGTTGTCGTGGTTAACCGTTTCGCGCATTTCGGGCAGCGTATTAACGCCCATCCAGCCCTGGTACTCGAACTCGTTTACCGTCGTGGCTGGATTATCGAATCGGCTGACGATGTACCAGTCCTTATACTTCGACTTCATGCCCTTTTTAAGCACATCCTGAAAGGCCCAGAAGTTGGTTCCGGTGTGGTTCCACGAGAAGTCCATGGTTACCTTCATTCCGCGCTTATGCGCCTCCTGAATAACCTTTAGGAAGAGCTTATCGGCCTCGGTCCACACCCACTCCTTGGGGTTGTCGTGGTTTTCGAGGAGCATGTCCTTCGCATCCTGGCGCGGATTGGGGCCAAAGTTGCGGTCGATGTGGTGCCAGTAGGTGGCATCGTACTTATGCATCGACGGCGCATCGTTAAGCGGGTTAAAGTAGATGGCGTTGATGCCCAGCTCCTGCAGGTAGTCGAGCTTATCGAGCACTCCCTTCAGGTCGCCACCGTACCTGCGGTACTGCACCTTTCCCGAGAAGTTCATCGAGGGCTCCAAGCTCTCGAACCAGCTGTCGGGCTGGTACCAGTCGTGCGTCCAAGGGGTTATCTTCCAGTCGGTAGGGATATCCTTATTCACGTAGTCCGTAATATCGGCACGGGTAGGGTCGTTGGCGGGATCGCCGTTGCGAAAACGCTCCACAAATATCTGATACCACACGGCCTGGCGCGCCCACTGGGGCACGTGCGTCAGCCTTTCGTTGCCGGCGGGTGTAACCTGGTTACCTTGGGCAAAAGCCGATACGGCAAAGCCCACTCCAGCCGCTGCTGCTATAAATTTCTTCATTCGCAAATCAATATTTACTCGTAGCCAACGCCTAAAGCGGCTCCTACGAAGCTCGCACAGCACCTAAACACCTGCCCTCGTTACCGAAGGCAGCACGAGCCGCTTAGAAGCACCTCCTAGCGCGTTGGCTAGCGTTACATTTTGGTACGCAAGTACTCTATCTCAAAGTAATAACAAATAACCCTAACAATCAACCAATTTATCCATAACAAATGGCTAACGCTACAAAAGGCTGGTAAGCCTATACGAATGGGGCTGGTTTTCAAACAAAAAAGCGGTCGGCCAAAAGGCCGACCGCTATATCGTTAGTCGAATCGCTTAGTACTCGTAGTAGTACGAACCATCGTCGTAGAAGCCATCCTCGCTATCGTAGTCCTCCTCTACTTCAAACATTGGCTCGGTGCCAAGGTTGATGTTTACGTACATGCCTGGTAGGCGTATAGAAGATATCCATCTCGATCCTCTTAGGTAAACAAACGCGTTGCTGTAGTTATCCCAGTAGAGGTTTAGTCGAGGGAAGAAGATAAAACGGCGTACAAAAACGTAGTCGGGAGCCCAAATTGGACGGTAAAGTACCACATCGCGCTGGTCTCTGTAATCGGAATAGATGATGCGGGGCATTCCTCGGTAGTAGGGAGGACGTACGCGAATCACACCCGAGTAGTAGGGGGCGCGGTAGATGCGATGATCGTGGTAGTAAACGTATTTTGGTCTTCCATAACCGTATTTTCTAAATCTATCCTCGTACGATCTGTGATCCCAACGGCCTTCG includes:
- a CDS encoding glycoside hydrolase family 13 protein, which codes for MKKFIAAAAGVGFAVSAFAQGNQVTPAGNERLTHVPQWARQAVWYQIFVERFRNGDPANDPTRADITDYVNKDIPTDWKITPWTHDWYQPDSWFESLEPSMNFSGKVQYRRYGGDLKGVLDKLDYLQELGINAIYFNPLNDAPSMHKYDATYWHHIDRNFGPNPRQDAKDMLLENHDNPKEWVWTEADKLFLKVIQEAHKRGMKVTMDFSWNHTGTNFWAFQDVLKKGMKSKYKDWYIVSRFDNPATTVNEFEYQGWMGVNTLPEMRETVNHDNSQVKAYEGNLYSETLKQHIFSVVRRWADPNGDGNPADGIDGIRLDVAAELPMGFWREFREVCRSINPEMYLIGEVWWEKWPDQLLDPRPFVQGDVFDANMNYRWYRSARHFFNSAPDAMPVTEFVKQMNFIFTTVRPEVADAYMNMTSSHDSPRLSTSLYNKGKYKYNVKPFDDPKYKINRPDAATRKVMEQLLVHQYTFVGSPQIWNGDEMGMWGSDDPDCRKPLIWPDYKFDDEVVHPLGQKRAADKVAFDSTAFKLFKQLIAMRKANPVLVKGSLKYVVIDDARRLLAYTRSLDKSQALVAFNLSDKVQVVSIPASQKGVYVNPLNRSMQMRPKKGMVTVTLQPQSSVVLITK